Proteins encoded together in one Janthinobacterium tructae window:
- a CDS encoding Crp/Fnr family transcriptional regulator, with the protein MDSNDSVDRAVPELDSHDWFTALDARHQALLRAGSVLRHYEAGAFITRRGEPSAHWIGVHTGLIKLAVYNADGRGATFSGVPAGGWCGEGSVLKRELRRYDVVAVRAANIILVPVDLFHLLLAESLSFNAFVIRQLNERMGQFIATIQNQRLLAVDAQVAQAIAQLFHPMLYPRTSSVLELSQEEIGLLTGISRQRVNLALGRLAELKLISIAYQSIRVVDLDGLRRYGVASL; encoded by the coding sequence ATGGATAGCAACGATAGTGTAGACCGTGCGGTGCCGGAACTCGATAGCCATGACTGGTTCACGGCCCTCGATGCGCGGCATCAGGCCCTGTTGCGCGCCGGCAGCGTGCTCCGCCATTACGAGGCGGGGGCCTTCATCACGCGGCGCGGCGAACCGTCGGCGCACTGGATAGGCGTGCACACGGGCTTGATCAAGCTGGCCGTCTACAACGCCGATGGGCGCGGCGCCACGTTTTCCGGCGTGCCGGCCGGCGGCTGGTGCGGCGAGGGCAGCGTGCTCAAGCGCGAACTGCGCCGCTACGACGTGGTGGCCGTGCGCGCCGCAAACATCATCCTGGTGCCGGTGGACCTGTTTCACCTGCTGCTGGCCGAGAGCCTTTCCTTTAACGCCTTCGTCATCCGCCAGCTGAACGAACGCATGGGGCAATTCATCGCCACCATCCAGAACCAGCGCCTGCTGGCCGTCGACGCGCAAGTGGCGCAAGCGATTGCGCAGCTGTTCCACCCCATGCTATATCCGCGTACCTCCAGCGTGCTTGAGCTGTCGCAGGAAGAAATTGGCTTGCTGACCGGCATTTCGCGCCAACGGGTGAACCTGGCCCTGGGCCGCCTGGCCGAACTGAAACTGATCAGCATCGCCTACCAATCCATCCGCGTGGTGGACCTCGACGGCTTGCGCCGCTATGGCGTGGCGTCGCTGTGA